The Helianthus annuus cultivar XRQ/B chromosome 16, HanXRQr2.0-SUNRISE, whole genome shotgun sequence genome includes a window with the following:
- the LOC110919782 gene encoding uncharacterized protein LOC110919782 gives MNFLSINLRGVRDSRKSDWVRGLKTSYGIHFLAIQETKVDDSVKFVFNCFWGRSAYKLEMVNAEGRSGGLACLWNPAVFSCDNVVKDRFFLILSGFLCQSGTRLNLVNVYASNDPSVRRRIWLSLGEIKNSMQGLWVFMGDFNEVRDESERFNSEFVAANAEAFNHFILSAGLCEYNMGGGKFTYISDRGDKLSKLDRYLVCIGFMERWPTATVQVLKREASDHRPILLSTTPSDFGHIPFRCFNSWLELPGFIELIQQICQNFNFNGPADVALSVKLRWLKNKIKDWLKGERERVNGVYLEKKHRIQYLEGLAEDRVLGDEELNERADCINIVLELDRRKQMDARQKSRARWAIEGDENSAYYHNIINLNLSNNRINGLVIEGVWVTNPVEIKEHFFEFFSKQFVEPMPSRPCISCHNLVTLTETEAEALVVPFSSLEIKRAIWDCVGDRAPGPDGFNFKFIKRNWSLFQEDFTKIFQEFFYQRVDQPMLYVLLFGVNSKSQRPIFPIRFSAYQFDRRHQQSYLKSVG, from the coding sequence AtgaattttctttctattaatcTTAGGGGTGTACGGGACTCCCGTAAAAGCGATTGGGTTAGGGGTTTGAAGACGTCTTACGGTATACACTTCTTAGCAATTCAGGAAACAAAAGTGGATGACTCCGTGAAATTCGTATTTAATTGTTTTTGGGGGCGATCAGCTTATAAATTGGAGATGGTGAATGCAGAAGGGCGGTCAGGGGGTCTGGCTTGCCTTTGGAATCCGGCTGTGTTTTCATGTGACAACGTGGTTAAGGATAGATTCTTCCTAATTCTATCAGGTTTTTTATGTCAATCTGGTACTCGGTTGAATTTAGTAAATGTGTATGCGTCAAACGATCCTAGTGTTCGTAGAAGGATCTGGTTAAGTCTTGGGGAAATTAAAAATTCCATGCAAGGTCTGTGGGTATTCATGGGAGATTTCAATGAAGTTCGAGATGAATCGGAAAGGTTTAATTCGGAATTTGTAGCTGCAAATGCGGAGGCGTTCAACCACTTTATTTTGTCTGCAGGCCTATGTGAATACAATATGGGGGGTGGTAAGTTTACCTATATATCGGATCGCGGAGATAAGCTGAGTAAATTGGACCGTTATCTAGTTTGTATTGGTTTTATGGAAAGATGGCCAACAGCGACAGTTCAGGTTCTTAAAAGAGAGGCATCAGATCATCGACCAATTCTACTTTCTACAACACCGTCGGATTTCGGGCATATACCGTTTAGATGCTTTAATTCTTGGCTGGAACTCCCGGGCTTTATAGAGCTGATTCAGCAAATATGCCAGAACTTCAACTTCAATGGTCCGGCAGATGTGGCATTGTCTGTTAAGTTAAGATGGCTTAAAAATAAGATCAAGGATTGGCTTAAAGGGGAGCGCGAGCGAGTTAATGGAGTGTACTTGGAAAAAAAGCATAGGATTCAATATCTAGAAGGCCTCGCTGAAGATAGAGTCTTGGGTGATGAAGAATTAAACGAGAGAGCAGATTGTATAAATATCGTGTTGGAGTTGGACCGCCGGAAGCAAATGGATGCAAGACAGAAATCTCGTGCTAGGTGGGCTATTGAAGGCGATGAAAATTCAGCCTATTACCATAACATTATTAATTTGAATCTCAGTAATAACCGGATAAATGGGCTCGTCATTGAAGGGGTTTGGGTGACTAACCCGGTAGAGATCAAAGAACATTTTTTCGAGTTCTTTTCCAAACAGTTTGTGGAACCTATGCCCTCTAGACCCTGTATATCGTGCCATAACCTGGTTACTCTTACGGAGACAGAAGCCGAAGCCCTGGTTGTACCTTTCTCTAGTTTGGAAATCAAGAGAGCTATTTGGGATTGCGTGGGGGATCGTGCTCCGGGCCCGGACGGCTTTAATTTCAAGTTCATCAAGAGGAATTGGAGCCTTTTCCAAGAAGATTTTACCAAGATTTTTCAGGAATTTTTTTACCAAAGGGTCGATCAGCCGATGCTGTACGTCCTCCTTTTTGGCGTTAATTCCAAAAGTCAACGACCCATCTTCCCCATCAGATTTTCGGCCTATCAGTTTGATCGGCGTCATCAACAAAGCTATCTCAAAAGTGTTGGTTAA